GTCGCTGCACCATAGCTAAATTGCTCTGCACCGCCTTCCATTGCCACGTAGTAATCGGCTTGATGGTGCTTTTTACAATAGTTAACACGGTTTTGCGCGCCAATACGTGTTTCATCTTCACCAATAGGTTGATCTGGCACGTTTGAAGGAGCGTTAACACCTAGGCAATCAATAGTGTTATTTGGAAAGTACATAGTAAAAATATGCTTTGCTGCATTTATTTTTACTGGATTTTTAGATCCAACTATAACTTTTAACAATGATGACATGCTGATCTCGTATTGAGTAAAATCAGCAGTGTACGTGACTTCTGTTAAACAAAAAAGGGCACTAAAGCGATAATACTAAATAGGCAAATCAAGCGGGGCAAGGTTCTCTAGTGCGCGCTTTTTCATAATAATATCTTTTATCAGCGGTGTTAATACAAGCTCCATTGCAAGGCCCATTTTACCGCCCGGCACTACCAGCGTATTAATACGCGACATAAAGCTGCCTTCAATCATTCTCAGATAATAAGGAAAATCAACATCTTCAATGCCTCTGAAGCGGATCACAACAAAACTTTCATCAAGTGAAGGAATGTCTTTTGCGCTGAATGGGTTTGATGTATCTACGGTAGGCACACGCTGAAAGTTAATATGCGTACGTGAAAACTGAGGGGTAATATGATTTATGTAATCGTCCATACTACGCACAATTGACCCCATCACGGCTTCGCGAGAGTGGCCACGCTCTGAAGTGTCGCGGATTAGCTTTTGTATCCACTCAAGATTAATAATAGGCACCATGCCTATGAGTAAATCAACATGCTTGGCTACATCAACGTCCTGGTCAACAACTCCGCCATGCAAACCTTCGTAGAATAAAATATCTGTATTATGCTCAAGCTCTTGCCAAGGGGTAAATGTGCCTGGCAGTTGGTTATAAGGTACAGCTTCATCAAAGGTGTGCAAGTAGCGGCGCAATTTGCCTTGCCCTGTTTCACCATAATTACTAAATAACGATTCAAGGGCGCCAAAGTCGTTAGCTTCACGGCCAAAGTAACTAATATGTTTACTTTCTTGTTGGGCTTCGCGTATTTTTTTGTCCATTTCGGGACGTGTATAACGATGAAAGCTATCACCTTCAATAAATGCTGCCTGAATATTTAGGCTACGAAAAATATGCTTAATGGCATTGGTCGTGGTGGTTGTACCCGCACCCGATGAACCAGTAATTGCAATGATAGGATTTTTAGCTGACATGTTAATTCTCTTTTTTAGGACCAGGCTATATAACCAGACTAAACTTAACACTTTTTTAAGTCGTTTGGGTATCTTACGTGTTGACTGACTAAGCTCAAGTGACGCCATCAGCAAATAACGTTATCATGAGGTGCTTAAAATTAAAACGAGAGAAAGCATGAAACTTTTAAAACCATTACTTAGCTTCTTTTCATTAAGTGCGTTAGCCGCAGGTTGTGCGCACGCTAACATGCCTAAAAGCCAAATATTACTTGCTGATTTAAATACGCCATATGGTGTTCAAGTGACCATAGTAAGCGACAAAACAAGTTACAATAACCAGCCTTACTTAATTAATGACGATTTATACTTTACCCATGAGGTATTAACTAATAACCAAAGCCAAACCGATATTGCACACTACAATTTAACAACACGTGAAATAACTAACTTAACAAATACACCTGTCAGTGAGTATTCGCCAACGTTAATGCCTAATAAAACAAGTTTGTCAGCCATTGTTGTAGAGGCCGACTCAAAACAAAAGTTGTGGCAGTATCCGCTTGATACACAAAGTGCGCCTAGTCGTATTTTTGATTGGATAGAGCCTGTTGGCTACCATGCTTGGGGCATTAAAAACGATTTAGTGATGTTTATTTTAGGTCAGCCGCATACGCTTCAATACACCTCAGTAGACGCTGCTAGAGGTGAAATAGCCGCCAGTGATATTTCTCGTACACTTATTTATAACCACAACGCGGCGATGTTTTTATTTAGTTACACTAAAAATGATGAGCATATTTTAGCGAGCTTTAATCCACAAAATAAACAAGTAGGCGATTTATTAAGGCTACCCACTCAGGTACAAGACTTCATATTAAAAGATGATAAAACAATTGCTTACGCTATTAAAAATCGGGTTTATCAACGTAAGCTCGATGGCAGTAATGAGATATCACAATGGCTTGATTTAAGCACTTACTGCGAAACTAATATCACCCGAATGAGTTACAACAATGATAAGCTTGCATTTGTATGCGACGTAACACAATAAAGTAAGACTTCAAACTGCGTATGCGTTAAGGTGATACGCAAATTAACGAATAGGGATAAACATGGCGTACAGTGCAGATGAGTTAACAGAGCAGCTTATAAAACTACAATGCAGAAGTAATTTTAAAATTAAAAACATTGCTGAATACATGTTAGTTAATTCTAAAGAGGCCTTTTACACTCACAGTGAAAGCGGTAAAGGTAAAATAGTGATTCGCCCTGCGTTTGAAGTGTTTAGCGATGACTTTAATGACATAGATGGTGTAACACGTGCACAAGGGTATTTTCATAGCAGTGAAATGACCCGATTTCCAACTCGTATATATAAAAGCGCTCAACCAATTCATTATGGTGTCGCATTTAAAATAAATTCAGAGCAAGCTGCAAAAGACTTTATTGCTAAGTTGACGATGATCATTGGTAATTAATCTGAACTTTAGTTAAGAAGTTTTTTATCCGTAATTTGAGTTAATTAGTTTCGCCCTAAAATTATAAAGCCGCTGAGTGAATACTCAGCGGCTTTTTTATAGCTTAATCACATAGTGGTTATTTACTGTTTAAGAAGCTATTAACCGAATCAAGCTCGCGTTTTTTTAGTGCAATACAATCAAGCGTACTTTCTTCTAGTTTACTCAATGTACGGCTGTACCCAGGCACTTCTGAAATTTTATCGTTAAAGAAGTTTTGAGTGGTTGCTAAGCTTTTGGCATCACAGCCTACGGTTGTAAAGTACGGTAAATTAGGAATAAAGAACGGCGGCAAACTTGCTGTTACTTTATCGTAATTGTTATAAACCCAATCGATAAATAATGCTTGGCGCTCTTCTGTGTAACTTTGCCCAGATAAAATAGTACGCATATCAGAGGCGGTTACTTCATCAGTTAAGCTGTAAGCTAGCACTGTATTTTGTAACTCAGACTCACCAAAAAAGCCCATAGCAGCTAGCATGTTAGTGCGCACTTGAGGGTCTTTAGTCGTTTTAAATGTTGTCATGAATTGATCAAGCAAGGCTTTATCACCATGAAAAGCCGCGAGTCTTAAATAAACACCTGCTAAGTATGGGTCTACTTTTTGAGGATTAGTCAAATACACTTGCGTTTGTTCTTTGGCTTTATTGATTACGTTTTGGTCTTCGCCATCAAAGCCTAAGCGTGATATGACGGCTGCACGAAGTTGCGATACTGCACCATCTTCGTCAATTTTTGCCTCTAAACCATATTTTTTAGCAGCAGGAGTCACTGCGTCACGTATAAATGCAGGCCATAAGTCTTTATTGCTTTCATCTTTGAACGTACGTTGCTGCGATACTAAGTAGCCCAGTGCAGTATTTGCTACACGAGGGTGGCTGTCACTTACAAATACTTCAAGGGTTTGCATTAACTTGGCGGCAGAGATAACGCCAGCCTTAAGCAGTGCATCGGTGGCCGATAATAGCGCTAAACGTTCGCGGTCAGTCAGCACTGTTGCCGCGTTTTCAATTAATGCGTTAAATTGCGCGTCATCCATTACCCAGCGGTAGTAGCCAAGAGCGCCTTGGTCAGGGTAAATCCACTCTGGTGCAAAATCTAAATCAAGCGTTTGGCTTTGTTTGTTTAGTAAAACACTGGCTGTTTTAACGTTGTCGCCTGCACCGTATTTAATCGTTACTGGCACATTCCAAAGTTGTGCTGGCGCATCAACACCAGCATTTACAAAGCGGCTTTGTGAAATGGTTACTTTTTTGCCTTGCTGTTTAACACTCACAAGAGGGAAAGAAGACTGCTCGATAAATGATTTTAAAACACTGGCTACATCTTTATTTGATGCTTTACCTAGTGCTTGCCATAAATCAGCCGCTTCTGCATTTTTATAAGAGAAGTCTTTTAAGTAACGCTGAATCCCTTTTTGGAACGCCTCTTCGCCAATCCAGTTTTCAACCATTGCAAGTACTGAGCTACCTTTACTGTATGCAAGGCCTAATCCGTCCATAATATCAGCTTCGGTTTTAATTGGCTTACGAATAGGCTTAGTACTTAAGCGGGCGTCTAGTGCCATTACGTTATTTTGTGGTAAGTCTAAATGTGATTCAAACTCAGGGTTTAGCTGCTTGGTCATTTTAGCTGCCATCCAGCTTGCAAACGCTTCGTTTAACCACAGGTCATTCCACCACTTCATGGTTACCAAGTTACCGTACCATTGGTGTGCTAGTTCGTGAGCAATAATAGATACGTTACGTTGTTTCTTACTGCGTGTCGCTGCTGCTAAATCAACGAGTAAAATGTCTTCGCGGTAAGTTACTAAGCCTGAGTTTTCCATTGCGCCAAATGGAAATTCAGGTACGGCAACTGAGTCGAGTTTTTTATACACATAAGGAATACCAAAATACTCTTCTAATGCTGCAAGTACGCGCGGCATATTATCTTTAGCATATTCGGCTAAATGAATTTTACCTTGAGGAGTAATAACGCGCCCAGGAATGGGCATCCCTTCAATGTCTATTTCTTCAAACGGGCCAACAGCCATTGCAACTAAATATGATGGAATAGGCGGTGTTTTATCAAAAAAGTGGGTTGTCATATCACCATTTATTGTTGTTTTTAGTTCTGGTGTATTGGCATATACTTTTTGTGAGCTTGGAGCCGTTATTGTTAACTGAAAAGGAATTTTATAGCTTGGTTCATCAAAAACGGGGAAGGCACGACGTGCATCACTCATTTCAAATTGGGTAAATAAGTAAGGCGTACCTTGATCCAATGTTTTGTATAACCCCACACTTTGGCGGTTGTAGGGAGCAGAAAAATCAATATTAAGCGTGTATTTACCCGGTTGAATTTTTTCATCACAGCTAAATTTAACTTTACCTGTTTTAAGTATTTCATTACTTAAGTCACAGTTTTCTTTACCTAAAAGTTGCGCCATTTTTACAGCATAATCCACGCCGTTTAGCTCAATGTAATGTGTTGGTTTTAATACTTCTAAGGCAATTTCAGTCATCCCTGTGAATGTATCTTTGCTTGGGTCAAGTGTCAGCGATACATTTTGCGAACTTGGTTTTGCGAGTTTTTCGATAACGAATTCGTTAGCGTTTGCTGCATTTATTGCTAGCGCAACACTCACAGTTAAGAGGCTTTTAAGAAACATAGTGATCCCTTGTTTATTGTTAGAAACGCCCAGATTTTATGGGTACAGTTTATCCTACCAGTTTTTGTGAGGCGCGTAATTGATTTAAGAAGTGGCTTTGATGGTAAATAGTAACAAAGTTTGTCAGTGACTTTCGCGTGATAGAAAACGTTGCCAGCTGAGTTGTGTATTTATAATACGTACTTGTTGAATAACCGTATTTAATAAGCTGATTTCATCAAACTGACTGTTTGGGTATTCGTTAAAGCCCATTAAATAATTAAAAGCGTCTTTAGAGTTAGCCTGAAGCGCATAAATACGCACTTGTTGTTCAAAGTTAAGGCGTAAACTACTAATGGCGGTTTTCATACCGAGCTGGTCTACGTTGGGGATATCACATTTTTGCAAATAGCCGGCACGATCACCTTCACCCGAAAACCAAATACGTACTTTTTCACTGTATCTGCCGGTTTTAGCCGGGAGATCAAACATAAGTCGCTGGTGGTTTTTAGATTGTATAAATTCAACATAATCGCTAAATCCTGCATCGATAAGTGCTTTATGTACAGGGACTAAGCGAGGCTTTATTTTACCGTGAGTATGGAAGCTAAAGCATAAAATATCATCAATAATACAAAGATCATCAAGTGTTAAACAGCCAATTTCATCACTGTAAGCACCGCTGTAATAGGCTATTAATGGCAGCCAAAAGTGCCAATGTTTTGCTTGCTCGCGGGGGAGTCGAACATCACCGTATATATATCCATTATAAAGAGTGTGCAGTTCCATAGCTGAAAAAGGGCGGCGACCAAGATGGGTTTTCAACGTAATACCTTGAAAATAGTGAGATGTTTTATTTTATACCCAACTAGCACTAGATGCTAGTCGGGTTATCAGGCTTTAAGGTCCTGTGTGTAAATTATTATTCACTTAATGCACGAGCTAAACCCGTAGGTTCAATCTCAACACATACTTGGTCATCATTCCAATTAATGCCAACTAATGCGTCGTCCTCATTTAAATCTTCAACCCATGCATCTAAAAATTCATCAAGGTTAATTTCTACCGGACTGTAATCTTTCCATTCTTCTTTGCACTGCGCTTTAGCCGCTTCTTCACTTTCCCAAAGCAGTAAAACATCAGTGTCGTCAAATTGGTTTGAGTCGCACACTACAAAGCCATTATCTTCTGCGCCCAGTGCCCAAATGACTTCGCTAACACGTACTTTTTCTACGAAGTTAACTAGCTGTGATTCAATTTCAATATCGCTCATGTGTTTACCTTATTAAGTTAGTGACGAGGATTAGTTTCTATTGCTGATTGACGTTCGCTAAATTGTCCATGAAATGCAACAAGTTCACTGTACTGACTAAAGTCAGTTAATTCACGAAAGCTAATCCAATCAAGCAGGCAGTATAAACTGATGTTGAGGTATTCACAGCTTTTAAATTGTTCATCGTTTAAATGATTGTTTAAAAAGCTTAATGTTTGTTCTATTCGCTCATTTTGCAGATTAAAAAATAATGCATCGCTTCGTGTATCTAAACCTGAGCGCTCGCATAATAGCATTTCAACAAGCGAGTCGTTGCAGGCATTAATAGTGGTAAGTAAGTGCTCTTGCGGCCAGTTTAGCTTTGATTTGCCTATTTTCTCTAATAAGTAGCGTATTATTGAGTTTGAGTCGCTCAGTGTTAAATCACCATCAATTAAAATAGGTATTTTTCGGGCTGGGTTTTTATTGGCCATTTTAGGGCGGTCTTGAGCTGAAAATATGTCTAAGCTTATAAGCTCTATATTACAGTTGTTTTGCAGAGCCCATATTCTAATTCGGCGAACGTAAGGTGAGGGAACAGAACCAATTAATTGCATAATCACTCCAAAAAAAGCCGCTAAAGCGGCTTTTATTAAACGTTAATAGCAGTAAAGCTCAATTTATTCTGAACGGCTAGTAACTTCAAGTAAATGGTAACCAAATTGCGTTTGTACAGGGCCCTGTACCTGGTTTATTGGGGCAGAAAAAACCACTTTATCAAACTCAGGAACCATCATACCTGGGCCAAACTCACCCAGAGCGCCGCCGTCTTGTCCTGATGGGCAATTAGAATGTACTTTTGCTAATTCAGCAAAGTCTTCGCCTTGTTCAATTTTTGTTTTTAAGTCTAAACATTGTGCTTCGCTGTCTACCAAAATGTGTCGTGCGCTTGCCACTGCCATAAAATCTCCTGATTATAAGTGGTGTTTTTTTAACCTAGTGTATTGCCATACTAGTTAGTTTGTACAAATTGTACCAGTATAAATTTAGATTTTAGACAGGGAATTTTCCACTGCCTTAATCATTTTTTCTGAATCTGGTTTTACTTTGCTGTTAAATCGTAAAATTGTTTTACGATCAGCAGATACTAAATATTTATAAAAGTTCCAATTGGGCGAACTTGTTTGCTCGTTTAAATGCTTGAATATAGGATTTGCATCACTTCCTCTCACTTCGCTGGTGGCGAACATAGGAAAGGTGACCCCATAATTAATAAAACAGACTTTGGCCGTTTCTTTTTCGTTATCTTCTTCTTGGAAAAAGTCATCAGAAGGGAAGCCCAATATTACAAGCCCTTCGTCTTTGTATGTTTTGTGTAGTTTTTCTAAGCTTTCAAACTGAGGGGTGAAGCCACAGTTACTCGCAGTATTAACAATTAACAGAGGTTTGTTTTTGTAGTCGCATAAGTTAATGGACTCTTTAGAGCGAAGCTTTCGGATATCAACGTTAGTAAAATCGTCACAGGCTTGGGGATTTACGGCTTCATTATTTGGCTGTGTTTGTGCCATTAAAGTTGAACTAACCAATAACGCAGTAAACCCTATTATCATTTTTTTAAGCATCATATTACCTAACTATCCGATTGTTTGATTGGCTGATCATACGCTAATATGGAGGAAATTGATCAACCACTTAAATTTACTATGACAACTCGCTTAGCAACTATTGACGACCTTAATGATATTGTCGCCATTTATAATGAAACCATAGAAGGGCGAATGGTAACGGCAGATACCGAAGAAGTAACCGTTGAAGAAAAAAAAGATTGGTTTAATAGTCATACACAAAAACGCCCAATTTATGTGTATTGCGAAAACGATACTGTACTTGCCTGGGTGAGTTATAAATCGTTTTACGGACGCCCTGCTTACGACGGAACCGTAGAAATGAGCATTTACATCACTAAAAATGCACAAGGTAAAGGCTTGGGTAAAAAGTTAATGCAGTTTGCGCAATCGGAGGCTAAAAAGCTTGATATTAACGTGTTACTTGGCTTTATTTTTAGCCATAATTTGCCAAGCGTAAAGTTATTTAAGCACTTTGGTTTTGATGTGTGGGGGGAGTTACCAAACGTTGCCGTTATGGATAATAACTTATACAGCCTAACCATATTTGGTAAGCATTTAGAATAAGTTACGCTTATTTATTGGTCATATTTGTTTACAAATAACGCACAGGAATGTGTGTTATTTTCGTGTTTTTATACTACGCTGGTAACATATTAATTTTATTGGTTGTAAGTGTAGTTTAATGGCTAGAAAAATATTGATCATAGACAGCAGCACCATCATAGCAATGAGAGTAAAAGTACTCTTAGAGCTCATTGGATGTAATGTTGAGCTGATTCATTTCTCTATGCTTGAGATGTTTACTCACGCCGAAAATTACGATTTAGTTGTTATAGCTCACGGTGTGCCGGTTGCACCTATTAAACCGCTAATTGATAAATTATCTCATGGGCGTTTATTATTACTTGCCCCTAAAACCGAAAACACAGAGCAGTTAACCGCATTTGCTGGCCTAAATAAAATAGTACCTGATGCTACGGTTGTTTATCCTTTCTTCTCTAATAAAGAGATCACCTCTCTTTTAGAAAGCTTATTAGAGCTAGACTCTAACCATATGATGCAACTGCCCACTATATTGTTGGTCGATCATATCCAAAATCGCCTTGATAATATGAAGAGCAATTTAATTGGCGCACATATTAAAACCCTTACGGCAAGCAGCTTAAATGACGCACTCACTATTGCAAAAAGTAATAAAATCGATATTTTAATTAGCGATTTTAGCCTTGGTGAAGCGACTGGCCTTCAAATATTTTCAAAATTAAAAGTGTCGCAACCAAATGCACGGTGCTTGCTTTTCACTTCCCGCCCTGACCAAGTTTCAATGATTGAAGCTATTCGCCAAGGTGTTGAAGACGTACTGATTAAACCGCTCAATGAAAATATTTTACTGCAATCAGTGCATAAGCTTTGGCAAACTGAATTATTAAAACGCCGCAATGCCGAGTTAGTTGAGCGCCTTCAAGAAACTGTCGATGCACTAATAGAAAAAGACAGCTTGCTACAAGTTATTTATAAACACACCCCTGACGCTATCATGCTATTTAAACGCAACGGTCAAATTATTGAAGCAAATGACGCTTGCTTAAGACTGTTAGATCTACCGTTTAGCGGGCTTTCTGGTAAATCTTTATTTGATTTTTTAGATAACGATTCGATTGCTGGAATCAAAGAAAAAATTTCAACATTAAACAGCAATCGTCAGTTCAGTTACGATTTACGTTTACCCATTAAAAGCGGTGGAACAGTGCCTTTGTTTGGCTCTTTTAACGAAATAGATCACCATGGTGAGATTGCACTGGCTGTAATTTTCAAAAATGTAACTCACTTAAAACAAAAAGAAGAGCTACTTCAAGAAGCTAAAGGGTTACTAGAAGAAGAGGTCAAAGCCCGTACATCGCAGTTAGAGCATGCTAAAAATGTAGCCGAAGCGGCAAATTTAAGTAAATCAGACTTCTTAGCAAATATGTCACATGAGCTGCGAACCCCCATGCACTCAATTTTAAGTTTTGCACGCTTTGGACTCGATAAGCTAGAAGCTGGCGACTTTGCTAGAGAAAAGTTACTAAAATACTTATCTCGTATCGAGTGTAGTGGCGATAGGCTGCTATCTTTATTAAATAACCTTCTTGATTTATCAAAGCTTGATGTAGGTAAATTTCCGTTTAACCCGCGCCCTCATAATTTAGAAAGCATTATTAAAACGAGCATTGACGATGTGTCGGGCACGGCGATGGAAAAACAAATTAATATTATTTTTCCTGCGCCAGATTCACCGGTCATTGTGCAATGCGATGAAGAGCAAATTAATCAGTTGTTGCGCAACGTATTGGGCAATGCATTAAAGTTTAGTGAGCCCAAAAGTAACATCACGCTTAAATTAGCATCGGATGGCCAATTTGCTGATATTGAAGTCATTGATAGTGGTATAGGTATTCCTGAAGATGAGCTTGATCATATTTTCACAAAGTTTGTGCAAAGCAGTAAAACAAACAGTGGTGCAGGTGGCACGGGGCTAGGCTTAGCACTTTGCCGAGAATTTGTATCGTTGCATCAAGGTCAAATTAGCGCGTGTAATAATACCAATGGTGGTGCCACAGTACATATAAAATTACCACTTGAAATAAATTTAGACGAACACCTAGTCGATGAATAAAAGTACGCTAAAACAGTAAGTTGTTTATGTTTATACAATTTATTTTTGAATTTAAAAGGATGATTTAGTTATGGCTTTAACAAAAATACTAGCAGTAGATGACGAGCCCTTTAACCTTGAAATAATTGAAGAAATTTTAGAAGACTTAGATTTTGAGTTAAGGCTAGCCAACAGTGGCCCTGAGTGCTTGGATATGGTTGAAGACTATATGCCTCAAGTTATTTTACTTGACGTAAGCATGCCGAAGATGAGTGGTTACGAAGTGTGTAAAACACTTAAATTAAACCCAAATACCGCACATATTATTGTTATGTTTGTATCTGCAAGAGGAACTGTGGAGGAGCGCATGGAAGGCTACTCAGCCGGCGCTGAAGATTACATAGTAAAACCATTTGGGCATGATGAGCTTAGATCTAAATTAAAAAATCTAAACCAAGTATTAGTAGAGAAACAAAGTCTAGAAAAACAAGTAGAAGCGGCAACTTCAACCGCGTTCAATGCTATGGCTAACAGCAGCGAAATGGGACAAATAGTCAATTACGTAGAAAACATAGCGCTCATAACTAACCCAGACGATTTAGCAAAAGCACTTATTGATTGCCTACAATCTTTTGATTTACAAAGTAATGTAGAATTTAGATACGACTCTATTGTTAAACATTATGCTTTACATGGTGTTTGCTCGCCTATTGTGATCGAGCTATTTGAAATGCTTAAAAACAAAGGCCGTTTGCATGAGTTTTCGCAGCGCTTATTAGTTAACTACGAGCTAATTAGTTTACTCATCTTAAACATGCCAGGACACGATCCTGATAAACACGGCAGAATACGCGATCACGTGTGCTTTATTGTTAGTGTTACAGAACAGCAGTTACGCGCCATAATAACT
This DNA window, taken from Pseudoalteromonas marina, encodes the following:
- the yjjX gene encoding inosine/xanthosine triphosphatase, which translates into the protein MSSLLKVIVGSKNPVKINAAKHIFTMYFPNNTIDCLGVNAPSNVPDQPIGEDETRIGAQNRVNYCKKHHQADYYVAMEGGAEQFSYGAATFAYVVIDNATEQVVGRSSNLPLPNILFKALLNGEELGDVMDKAFNTTNIKQKGGAIGLLTNNHATRESTYTQALTLAMAPFLHSDLYRK
- a CDS encoding M1 family metallopeptidase; protein product: MFLKSLLTVSVALAINAANANEFVIEKLAKPSSQNVSLTLDPSKDTFTGMTEIALEVLKPTHYIELNGVDYAVKMAQLLGKENCDLSNEILKTGKVKFSCDEKIQPGKYTLNIDFSAPYNRQSVGLYKTLDQGTPYLFTQFEMSDARRAFPVFDEPSYKIPFQLTITAPSSQKVYANTPELKTTINGDMTTHFFDKTPPIPSYLVAMAVGPFEEIDIEGMPIPGRVITPQGKIHLAEYAKDNMPRVLAALEEYFGIPYVYKKLDSVAVPEFPFGAMENSGLVTYREDILLVDLAAATRSKKQRNVSIIAHELAHQWYGNLVTMKWWNDLWLNEAFASWMAAKMTKQLNPEFESHLDLPQNNVMALDARLSTKPIRKPIKTEADIMDGLGLAYSKGSSVLAMVENWIGEEAFQKGIQRYLKDFSYKNAEAADLWQALGKASNKDVASVLKSFIEQSSFPLVSVKQQGKKVTISQSRFVNAGVDAPAQLWNVPVTIKYGAGDNVKTASVLLNKQSQTLDLDFAPEWIYPDQGALGYYRWVMDDAQFNALIENAATVLTDRERLALLSATDALLKAGVISAAKLMQTLEVFVSDSHPRVANTALGYLVSQQRTFKDESNKDLWPAFIRDAVTPAAKKYGLEAKIDEDGAVSQLRAAVISRLGFDGEDQNVINKAKEQTQVYLTNPQKVDPYLAGVYLRLAAFHGDKALLDQFMTTFKTTKDPQVRTNMLAAMGFFGESELQNTVLAYSLTDEVTASDMRTILSGQSYTEERQALFIDWVYNNYDKVTASLPPFFIPNLPYFTTVGCDAKSLATTQNFFNDKISEVPGYSRTLSKLEESTLDCIALKKRELDSVNSFLNSK
- a CDS encoding ATP-binding protein, whose product is MARKILIIDSSTIIAMRVKVLLELIGCNVELIHFSMLEMFTHAENYDLVVIAHGVPVAPIKPLIDKLSHGRLLLLAPKTENTEQLTAFAGLNKIVPDATVVYPFFSNKEITSLLESLLELDSNHMMQLPTILLVDHIQNRLDNMKSNLIGAHIKTLTASSLNDALTIAKSNKIDILISDFSLGEATGLQIFSKLKVSQPNARCLLFTSRPDQVSMIEAIRQGVEDVLIKPLNENILLQSVHKLWQTELLKRRNAELVERLQETVDALIEKDSLLQVIYKHTPDAIMLFKRNGQIIEANDACLRLLDLPFSGLSGKSLFDFLDNDSIAGIKEKISTLNSNRQFSYDLRLPIKSGGTVPLFGSFNEIDHHGEIALAVIFKNVTHLKQKEELLQEAKGLLEEEVKARTSQLEHAKNVAEAANLSKSDFLANMSHELRTPMHSILSFARFGLDKLEAGDFAREKLLKYLSRIECSGDRLLSLLNNLLDLSKLDVGKFPFNPRPHNLESIIKTSIDDVSGTAMEKQINIIFPAPDSPVIVQCDEEQINQLLRNVLGNALKFSEPKSNITLKLASDGQFADIEVIDSGIGIPEDELDHIFTKFVQSSKTNSGAGGTGLGLALCREFVSLHQGQISACNNTNGGATVHIKLPLEINLDEHLVDE
- a CDS encoding glutathione S-transferase family protein; this encodes MQLIGSVPSPYVRRIRIWALQNNCNIELISLDIFSAQDRPKMANKNPARKIPILIDGDLTLSDSNSIIRYLLEKIGKSKLNWPQEHLLTTINACNDSLVEMLLCERSGLDTRSDALFFNLQNERIEQTLSFLNNHLNDEQFKSCEYLNISLYCLLDWISFRELTDFSQYSELVAFHGQFSERQSAIETNPRH
- a CDS encoding GNAT family N-acetyltransferase — protein: MTTRLATIDDLNDIVAIYNETIEGRMVTADTEEVTVEEKKDWFNSHTQKRPIYVYCENDTVLAWVSYKSFYGRPAYDGTVEMSIYITKNAQGKGLGKKLMQFAQSEAKKLDINVLLGFIFSHNLPSVKLFKHFGFDVWGELPNVAVMDNNLYSLTIFGKHLE
- a CDS encoding peptidylprolyl isomerase yields the protein MAVASARHILVDSEAQCLDLKTKIEQGEDFAELAKVHSNCPSGQDGGALGEFGPGMMVPEFDKVVFSAPINQVQGPVQTQFGYHLLEVTSRSE
- a CDS encoding glutathione peroxidase, whose translation is MLKKMIIGFTALLVSSTLMAQTQPNNEAVNPQACDDFTNVDIRKLRSKESINLCDYKNKPLLIVNTASNCGFTPQFESLEKLHKTYKDEGLVILGFPSDDFFQEEDNEKETAKVCFINYGVTFPMFATSEVRGSDANPIFKHLNEQTSSPNWNFYKYLVSADRKTILRFNSKVKPDSEKMIKAVENSLSKI
- a CDS encoding response regulator; translated protein: MALTKILAVDDEPFNLEIIEEILEDLDFELRLANSGPECLDMVEDYMPQVILLDVSMPKMSGYEVCKTLKLNPNTAHIIVMFVSARGTVEERMEGYSAGAEDYIVKPFGHDELRSKLKNLNQVLVEKQSLEKQVEAATSTAFNAMANSSEMGQIVNYVENIALITNPDDLAKALIDCLQSFDLQSNVEFRYDSIVKHYALHGVCSPIVIELFEMLKNKGRLHEFSQRLLVNYELISLLILNMPGHDPDKHGRIRDHVCFIVSVTEQQLRAIITKNLLDAQQVKLNAVASTVHSKFHGLIDLLNENRLNNEQVFKKLQEELEVRIPTMGLDEDQEIFIYKKVDETIQNSVAREESVIQVKEAFADIETELSILLNHSQ
- a CDS encoding DUF2750 domain-containing protein → MSDIEIESQLVNFVEKVRVSEVIWALGAEDNGFVVCDSNQFDDTDVLLLWESEEAAKAQCKEEWKDYSPVEINLDEFLDAWVEDLNEDDALVGINWNDDQVCVEIEPTGLARALSE
- a CDS encoding phosphoribulokinase; translated protein: MSAKNPIIAITGSSGAGTTTTTNAIKHIFRSLNIQAAFIEGDSFHRYTRPEMDKKIREAQQESKHISYFGREANDFGALESLFSNYGETGQGKLRRYLHTFDEAVPYNQLPGTFTPWQELEHNTDILFYEGLHGGVVDQDVDVAKHVDLLIGMVPIINLEWIQKLIRDTSERGHSREAVMGSIVRSMDDYINHITPQFSRTHINFQRVPTVDTSNPFSAKDIPSLDESFVVIRFRGIEDVDFPYYLRMIEGSFMSRINTLVVPGGKMGLAMELVLTPLIKDIIMKKRALENLAPLDLPI